The following are from one region of the Streptomyces rubrogriseus genome:
- a CDS encoding sugar phosphate isomerase/epimerase family protein, with product MSAGTRFGYGTNGFGDHPLEDALAVLADLGYEGVGLTLDPRHLDPFADDLPHRLRRLAARLDRLGLAVVVETGGRYVLDPWRKHQPVLMSAEGAGRRVDLLLRAVRIAADLGAEAVSFWSGAAPADTPRQVVWDRLLAGCGTVVEAAARAGVVLGFEPEPGMFVDTLDAYDELCRRLGGPHPLGLTLDVGHCRCLEPQPVADCVRRVADRLVNVQIEDMRRGTHEHLEFGSGEIDFPPVLSALAATGYRGLVSVELPRHSHAAPEVARRSLDFLRAAEADARPATRGAAA from the coding sequence ATGAGCGCCGGCACGAGATTCGGGTACGGCACGAACGGCTTCGGCGACCATCCGCTGGAGGACGCCCTGGCCGTCCTCGCGGACCTGGGCTACGAGGGCGTCGGACTCACCCTGGACCCGCGGCACCTGGACCCGTTCGCCGACGACCTGCCGCACCGGCTGCGGCGGCTCGCGGCCCGGCTGGACCGGCTCGGGCTGGCCGTCGTCGTCGAGACCGGCGGGCGGTACGTGCTCGACCCCTGGCGCAAGCACCAGCCGGTGCTGATGTCCGCCGAGGGCGCCGGGCGCCGGGTCGACCTGCTGCTGCGGGCCGTGCGGATCGCCGCCGACCTCGGCGCGGAGGCCGTGTCCTTCTGGAGCGGCGCCGCCCCCGCCGACACGCCCCGGCAGGTGGTCTGGGACCGGCTGCTGGCCGGCTGCGGCACCGTGGTGGAGGCCGCCGCGCGGGCCGGGGTCGTGCTGGGCTTCGAACCGGAGCCCGGCATGTTCGTGGACACCCTGGACGCCTACGACGAACTGTGCCGCAGGCTCGGCGGCCCGCACCCGCTCGGGCTGACCCTGGACGTCGGGCACTGCCGCTGCCTGGAGCCGCAGCCGGTGGCCGACTGCGTACGACGGGTCGCCGACCGGCTGGTCAACGTGCAGATCGAGGACATGCGCCGGGGCACCCACGAGCACCTGGAGTTCGGCAGCGGGGAGATCGACTTCCCGCCCGTGCTGTCCGCGCTGGCCGCCACCGGCTACCGCGGACTGGTCTCGGTGGAGCTGCCCCGGCACAGCCACGCCGCCCCCGAAGTGGCCCGCCGGTCCCTGGACTTCCTGCGCGCCGCCGAGGCCGACGCCCGCCCCGCGACCCGGGGAGCGGCCGCGTGA
- a CDS encoding inositol-3-phosphate synthase, with protein sequence MRTGIWLVGARGSVATTTVVGAAALRAGLVPATGCVSTLEAFDGLPLPGFDELVFGGHDVVGTGLVKRAEQLAEAGVVPRGLPGALTAELDAADAEIRPAPPGTEEGGDGTPDQASAAGAIVADLTGFRERLGLDRVVVVNVSSTQPPAVPRPGHASAAALREALARGERPLPVSSLYAYAALMAGCAFVDFTPSTGARLPALDELAREQGLPYAGSDGKTGETLVKSVLAPMFARRALRVRSWSGTNLLGGGDGATLADPERVVSKNASKGLVLEAELGHAVEGGVHIHHVPDLGEWKTAWDHVTFEGFLGARMTLQFTWQGCDSSLAAPLVLDLARFMALAHRGGVAGPVPELGFFFKDPVGSAEHDLAAQYASLVGWARSVGAPA encoded by the coding sequence ATGCGTACCGGAATCTGGCTGGTGGGTGCCCGCGGCTCGGTGGCCACCACGACCGTCGTCGGCGCCGCCGCGCTGCGCGCCGGGCTGGTGCCGGCCACCGGCTGTGTGAGCACGCTCGAGGCCTTCGACGGCCTGCCGCTGCCCGGCTTCGACGAGCTGGTCTTCGGCGGCCACGACGTCGTCGGCACCGGCCTGGTCAAACGGGCCGAGCAGCTCGCCGAGGCGGGCGTCGTGCCCCGCGGCCTGCCGGGTGCGCTGACCGCGGAACTCGACGCGGCCGACGCCGAGATCAGACCCGCGCCGCCGGGCACGGAGGAGGGCGGCGACGGCACCCCGGACCAGGCGTCGGCCGCCGGGGCCATCGTCGCCGACCTCACCGGCTTCCGGGAACGCCTCGGTCTGGACCGGGTCGTCGTCGTGAACGTCTCCTCCACCCAGCCGCCCGCCGTGCCGCGGCCGGGGCACGCCTCGGCGGCGGCCCTGCGCGAGGCGCTGGCGCGGGGCGAACGGCCGCTGCCCGTCAGCTCCCTGTACGCCTACGCGGCGCTGATGGCCGGCTGCGCCTTCGTCGACTTCACCCCGTCGACGGGGGCGCGCCTGCCCGCGCTGGACGAACTCGCCCGGGAACAGGGCCTGCCCTACGCCGGCAGCGACGGCAAGACCGGCGAGACCCTGGTCAAGTCGGTGCTCGCGCCGATGTTCGCGCGCCGGGCGCTGCGGGTGCGCTCCTGGTCCGGCACCAACCTGCTGGGCGGCGGCGACGGGGCCACCCTCGCCGACCCGGAGCGGGTGGTCAGCAAGAACGCCTCCAAGGGCCTGGTGCTGGAGGCGGAGCTGGGCCACGCCGTCGAGGGCGGAGTGCACATCCACCACGTCCCCGACCTCGGGGAGTGGAAGACCGCCTGGGACCACGTGACGTTCGAGGGCTTCCTCGGCGCCCGGATGACCCTGCAGTTCACGTGGCAGGGCTGCGACTCCTCGCTGGCCGCGCCGCTGGTGCTGGACCTGGCCCGGTTCATGGCCCTCGCGCACCGCGGCGGCGTCGCCGGGCCGGTGCCGGAGCTGGGCTTCTTCTTCAAGGACCCGGTGGGCTCCGCCGAGCACGACCTGGCCGCGCAGTACGCGAGCCTGGTCGGCTGGGCGCGCTCGGTGGGGGCGCCCGCGTGA
- a CDS encoding acyl carrier protein, with the protein MSTDPKSVVHGILAEDLEVDPAEITDGASLRNLELDSLAVAELIVRIKEETGVDLSGEETRIADLTVGEVVLLAGSGLEAA; encoded by the coding sequence ATGAGTACGGACCCCAAGTCGGTTGTGCACGGGATTCTGGCCGAGGATCTGGAAGTGGACCCCGCGGAGATCACGGACGGTGCGTCGCTGCGGAACCTGGAGCTGGACTCGCTGGCCGTCGCCGAGCTGATCGTGCGGATCAAGGAGGAGACCGGCGTGGACCTCAGCGGTGAGGAGACGCGGATCGCGGATCTCACCGTCGGGGAAGTGGTCCTGCTGGCCGGCTCGGGTCTGGAAGCGGCGTGA
- a CDS encoding CbrC family protein — MSVDLPFFRYHPDPLASGSIRASAEPCACCGRSTGWIYTATFYSAQEVSGRFCPWCIADGSAAERFAGEFTDSHGLDGVSDDVLHEVTRRTPGFHAWQDPHWLVHCHDAGAFVGEVGYPELAEHPEALDQLRADLRLDGHRDESRLERLLARLGEGMTAMLFRCTVCGAHLAYADAS; from the coding sequence TTGAGCGTCGACCTACCCTTCTTCCGGTATCACCCTGACCCCCTGGCAAGCGGGTCCATCCGCGCGTCCGCCGAGCCGTGCGCCTGCTGCGGCCGCAGCACGGGCTGGATCTACACGGCAACCTTCTACTCCGCGCAAGAGGTCAGCGGACGCTTCTGCCCCTGGTGCATCGCAGACGGGAGCGCGGCTGAACGCTTCGCGGGTGAATTCACCGACTCCCACGGTCTCGACGGCGTGAGCGACGACGTGTTGCACGAGGTCACCCGCCGCACACCCGGGTTCCACGCTTGGCAGGATCCGCACTGGCTCGTCCACTGCCACGACGCAGGTGCCTTCGTGGGTGAAGTCGGGTACCCCGAGTTGGCGGAGCACCCTGAAGCCCTCGACCAGTTGCGGGCCGACCTGCGCCTCGACGGCCACCGCGACGAAAGCCGGCTCGAGCGCCTCTTGGCCCGCCTGGGCGAGGGGATGACCGCCATGCTCTTCCGGTGCACCGTCTGTGGCGCCCACCTCGCCTACGCCGACGCATCCTGA
- a CDS encoding EboA domain-containing protein, which yields MIPGDDGTRSLPETLSGALDRALAPDAAAWLEQACAAVRREAGEVEGRFAVAARRCGRGALDVGAEAGAGAGTGPGTAWSVDDAVRVLLLAALPVRGAALAAVVSRLYRIGGGPERRAVLRSLSLLEAVGDLGDLGLPLVEDALRCNDPRLIAAAVGPYGARRLGAHAFRQAVLKCVFVGVPLDLVSAVDKRADAELGRMMADFAAERRAAGRALPPDVAAYLHTHRVSTEATA from the coding sequence GTGATCCCCGGCGACGACGGAACCCGGTCCCTGCCGGAAACCCTCTCCGGTGCCCTGGACCGGGCGCTCGCCCCGGACGCCGCCGCGTGGCTGGAGCAGGCGTGCGCGGCGGTGCGGCGCGAGGCGGGCGAGGTCGAGGGGAGGTTCGCGGTCGCCGCCCGGCGGTGCGGCCGGGGCGCGCTGGACGTCGGCGCGGAGGCGGGCGCGGGTGCGGGCACGGGTCCGGGCACGGCGTGGAGCGTCGACGACGCCGTACGCGTGCTGCTGCTCGCCGCGCTTCCGGTGCGCGGTGCCGCGCTGGCGGCCGTCGTCTCCCGGCTGTACCGGATCGGGGGCGGGCCCGAACGTCGGGCCGTCCTGCGGTCGCTGTCGCTGCTGGAGGCCGTGGGCGACCTCGGGGACCTGGGGCTGCCGCTGGTCGAGGACGCGCTGCGGTGCAACGACCCGAGGCTGATCGCCGCCGCCGTCGGCCCGTACGGCGCCCGCCGGCTCGGTGCGCACGCCTTCCGGCAGGCCGTCCTCAAGTGCGTGTTCGTCGGTGTCCCGCTGGACCTGGTGTCCGCTGTGGACAAGCGCGCCGACGCGGAACTGGGCCGGATGATGGCCGACTTCGCCGCCGAGCGGCGCGCCGCGGGACGGGCACTACCGCCCGACGTCGCCGCCTACCTGCACACCCACCGCGTATCCACGGAGGCCACGGCGTGA
- a CDS encoding MerR family transcriptional regulator produces the protein MHGVDDRHMQIGEVAARTELSLRTIRHYEETGLVIPSARSQGGFRLYTETDVARLMVIRRMKPLGFTLEQMRDLLDATDRLDGGDAALDPAERTALLERVRTYQQAAAEQVEKLRTQLSRAEDFATTLTARLNRPAPPADAQHGDGIKKSR, from the coding sequence ATGCACGGCGTGGACGACAGGCACATGCAGATCGGTGAGGTCGCCGCGCGGACGGAGCTGTCCCTGCGCACCATCCGGCACTACGAGGAGACCGGCCTGGTCATCCCCTCCGCCCGGTCCCAGGGCGGCTTCCGCCTCTACACCGAGACCGACGTCGCCCGGCTCATGGTCATCCGCCGGATGAAACCGCTCGGCTTCACCCTCGAGCAGATGCGCGACCTCCTCGACGCCACCGACCGCTTGGACGGCGGCGACGCCGCCCTCGACCCGGCCGAGCGCACCGCCCTGCTGGAACGCGTCCGCACGTACCAGCAGGCCGCCGCCGAACAGGTGGAGAAACTCCGAACCCAACTGTCCCGCGCCGAGGACTTCGCCACCACCCTGACAGCCCGCCTGAACCGACCGGCCCCGCCCGCCGACGCACAGCACGGCGACGGCATCAAGAAGTCGCGTTGA
- a CDS encoding FAD-dependent monooxygenase, which yields MVPKLRIAVVGGGIGGLAAALALTRKGHEVRVYEQAPELREAGVGMHLGPNGSRLLERWGLGERLRALGVRPAGMEVRDWSHGGTLVRQPMGGEWLAEFGAPYYTIHRADLHTMLAESLPSGTVRAGHRLERFTETEDGVRLEFAGGSTAGADVLIGADGAHSVVRRTLAGPDTAVFSGQSAFRGVVARDQVPGLPGDTLLVWAGPDARMLVYPVRGGRFLTFVAVVPDPRWRLESWSAPGDLDELAARFDGWNTDVKSLVAAVRESRRWALYDREPLARWSEGAVTLLGDAAHPMLPHHGQGVSQAVEDAAVLAHCLDATTGRDSSAAASASASAASAASASASSARRAIAAALDTYEDVRRPHTTRVQLGSRGGGSQRLRPDEDGTESTGTMSSLVEDVSWIQRHDAEAGLPPLPPPSPSANP from the coding sequence GTGGTGCCGAAGCTGCGGATCGCAGTCGTCGGCGGGGGCATCGGCGGACTCGCCGCCGCCCTCGCCCTGACCCGGAAGGGCCACGAGGTACGCGTCTACGAGCAGGCGCCGGAACTCAGGGAAGCGGGCGTGGGCATGCACCTGGGCCCCAACGGCAGCCGCCTCCTGGAGCGCTGGGGCCTCGGTGAGCGGCTGCGCGCCCTCGGCGTACGGCCCGCGGGCATGGAGGTGCGGGACTGGTCGCACGGGGGCACCCTGGTGCGGCAGCCGATGGGCGGGGAGTGGCTCGCCGAGTTCGGGGCGCCGTACTACACGATCCACCGGGCCGACCTGCACACCATGCTCGCCGAGTCGCTGCCCTCCGGCACGGTGCGGGCCGGACACCGGCTCGAGCGGTTCACCGAGACCGAGGACGGGGTCCGGCTGGAGTTCGCCGGCGGGTCCACCGCCGGCGCGGACGTCCTGATCGGCGCGGACGGGGCGCACTCCGTGGTGCGCCGCACCCTCGCCGGGCCCGACACCGCCGTCTTCTCCGGCCAGAGCGCGTTTCGCGGCGTCGTCGCCCGCGACCAGGTCCCCGGTCTGCCCGGTGACACGCTCCTGGTGTGGGCGGGACCGGACGCCCGCATGCTGGTCTACCCGGTGCGCGGCGGGCGGTTCCTCACCTTCGTCGCCGTCGTGCCCGACCCGCGCTGGCGCCTGGAGTCCTGGAGCGCCCCCGGCGACCTGGACGAACTGGCCGCCCGCTTCGACGGCTGGAACACCGACGTCAAGTCCCTGGTGGCCGCGGTGCGGGAGTCCCGGCGCTGGGCGCTGTACGACCGTGAGCCGCTGGCCCGCTGGAGCGAGGGCGCCGTCACCCTGCTCGGTGACGCGGCCCACCCGATGCTGCCCCACCACGGCCAGGGCGTCAGCCAGGCCGTCGAGGACGCGGCGGTCCTCGCGCACTGCCTGGACGCCACGACGGGCCGGGACTCCTCGGCCGCTGCCTCCGCCTCCGCATCCGCCGCCTCCGCTGCCTCCGCCTCCGCTTCCTCCGCCCGGCGGGCGATCGCGGCCGCGCTGGACACCTACGAGGACGTCCGCAGGCCGCACACCACCCGGGTCCAGCTCGGTTCCCGGGGCGGCGGCTCCCAGCGGCTGCGGCCCGACGAGGACGGGACCGAGTCCACGGGCACGATGTCGTCCCTCGTCGAGGACGTGTCCTGGATCCAGCGCCACGACGCCGAGGCCGGCCTCCCACCGCTGCCGCCGCCGTCGCCCTCCGCGAACCCCTGA
- a CDS encoding SCO3242 family prenyltransferase, giving the protein MSALPRAHDLARLVRAPAALSVPGDVLAGAAAARRPLGPQLLGMTASSVCLYWAGMALNDYADRDLDAVERPERPVPSGAVSPAAARAVGCGLTAAGLGLAALARGRRGLATALPLAGVVWAYDLVLKPTPAGAAAMAAARALNVLGGAGPGGLRRALPAAATVALHTGMVTRLSRYEVSGAPRAVPRQSLAVGGAVGAAVLLRGRRRPTRDRVLAAGLTAVYAYGGAAAQLAAARNPAAPQVRRAVAAGIHALIPLQAALTATAGRGAAGAALACALPWARRLGRKVSPT; this is encoded by the coding sequence GTGAGTGCGCTGCCGCGGGCGCACGACCTGGCCCGCCTGGTCCGGGCCCCGGCCGCGCTGTCGGTGCCCGGGGACGTCCTCGCCGGAGCGGCGGCGGCCCGGCGGCCGCTCGGCCCCCAACTGCTCGGCATGACGGCCTCGTCGGTCTGCCTGTACTGGGCGGGGATGGCGCTCAACGACTACGCGGACCGCGACCTCGACGCCGTGGAACGGCCCGAACGCCCGGTGCCCTCCGGGGCGGTGAGCCCGGCCGCGGCCCGCGCGGTCGGCTGCGGGCTCACCGCTGCCGGGCTCGGCCTCGCGGCGCTGGCCCGCGGCCGCCGGGGCCTGGCCACGGCGCTGCCCCTGGCCGGTGTGGTCTGGGCGTACGACCTCGTGCTCAAGCCCACCCCGGCCGGTGCCGCCGCGATGGCCGCGGCCCGCGCGCTGAACGTCCTGGGCGGCGCGGGACCCGGCGGACTGCGCCGGGCGCTGCCCGCGGCGGCCACCGTCGCCCTGCACACCGGCATGGTCACCCGGCTGAGCCGGTACGAGGTGAGCGGCGCGCCCCGGGCGGTGCCCCGGCAGTCGCTCGCCGTCGGCGGGGCGGTCGGGGCCGCCGTGCTGCTGCGCGGCCGCCGTCGGCCGACCCGGGACCGGGTCCTGGCCGCGGGCCTGACGGCCGTGTACGCGTACGGGGGCGCGGCGGCGCAGCTCGCGGCCGCGCGGAACCCGGCCGCGCCGCAGGTACGGCGGGCGGTGGCGGCCGGCATCCACGCGCTGATCCCGCTCCAGGCGGCGCTGACCGCGACCGCCGGACGCGGCGCCGCCGGCGCCGCGCTGGCCTGCGCCCTCCCGTGGGCCCGACGACTCGGCAGGAAGGTGTCCCCCACATGA
- a CDS encoding acyl-CoA dehydrogenase family protein, with translation MTQREEELARVLSGPEFAIIRPDDLSVLEYSLLTLRRARLLNGAGFAANSRWLGRGDSARFPEFLRTMGWIGAYDLSLLNVLVSHQIAGDALLSHGGTEQLDSWAGEIETMERLYCFAGSELLTGSDLKQVRTTATYDPQDRTLVLNTPRPADSKVWTGNSLHSGDVAMVLARLEVGGRDEGHHWLRVPLREAGAVLPGVRIGRAEPKGGVTANQTGVLTFTDHRLPPSALMNRWASIDEEGTYRSPLPRHRRFEECLATFTHERLFPSVGAAHAQLLACAITTRFAAVKQTFGRPLIGHEHYRMRLSAAVGRSLAARHAMTALSEVAVARSAEGAPARDQVLHALISCGKSGCTGDARHTLAETRELCGGLGYHDANQIAPLLHDYEIAVTFGGDNTVLGYQATRFALRHREDFDRVLDEAVAGAERLDAVRVLRAVCDVLLDRVEQDGAGEASAQWSRAVHQTLAVGHWARQASTPLSGRLLAQYAAVCVLEHALTALRAGILDQDALLGFEAARHEAAGAPLDADALLRELAVPEGLISAPIAHPDFAERHAAAAHGGTAAAHSGAAAVHPGNAPAPDTVPAPGTAPAPGTVQAGVRA, from the coding sequence ATGACGCAACGCGAAGAAGAGCTGGCCCGTGTCCTCTCCGGGCCCGAGTTCGCCATCATCCGACCGGACGACCTGAGCGTCCTCGAGTACAGCCTGCTGACGCTGCGCCGGGCGCGGCTCCTCAACGGCGCCGGGTTCGCGGCGAACTCCCGCTGGCTGGGCCGCGGCGACAGCGCCCGCTTCCCGGAGTTCCTGCGCACCATGGGCTGGATCGGCGCGTACGACCTCTCCCTGCTCAACGTCCTGGTCTCGCACCAGATCGCCGGTGACGCGCTGCTCAGCCACGGCGGCACGGAGCAACTGGACTCCTGGGCCGGAGAGATCGAGACGATGGAGCGGCTGTACTGCTTCGCCGGTTCCGAGCTGCTGACCGGCTCGGACCTGAAGCAGGTGCGGACCACCGCGACGTACGACCCGCAGGACCGGACCCTGGTCCTGAACACGCCCCGGCCCGCCGACAGCAAGGTGTGGACCGGCAACAGCCTGCACAGCGGCGACGTCGCCATGGTGCTGGCCCGGCTGGAGGTCGGCGGGCGCGACGAGGGACACCACTGGCTGCGGGTACCGCTGCGCGAGGCCGGGGCCGTACTGCCCGGCGTGCGCATCGGCCGGGCCGAGCCGAAGGGCGGCGTCACGGCCAACCAGACCGGCGTACTGACCTTCACGGACCACCGGTTGCCGCCGTCCGCGCTGATGAACCGCTGGGCGTCGATCGACGAGGAGGGCACCTACCGGTCCCCGCTGCCGCGGCACCGGCGGTTCGAGGAGTGCCTCGCCACCTTCACCCACGAGCGGCTCTTCCCGTCGGTGGGGGCGGCGCACGCGCAACTGCTCGCCTGCGCGATCACCACGCGGTTCGCGGCCGTCAAGCAGACCTTCGGCAGACCGCTGATCGGCCACGAGCACTACCGCATGCGGCTGTCGGCGGCCGTGGGGCGCTCGCTGGCCGCCCGGCACGCCATGACGGCGCTGTCCGAGGTGGCGGTGGCCCGGAGCGCTGAGGGAGCACCGGCCCGCGACCAGGTGCTGCACGCCCTGATCTCGTGCGGCAAGTCCGGCTGCACCGGCGACGCCCGGCACACGCTGGCCGAGACCCGGGAGCTGTGCGGCGGGCTCGGCTACCACGACGCCAACCAGATCGCGCCGCTGCTGCACGACTACGAGATCGCGGTCACCTTCGGCGGTGACAACACCGTCCTCGGCTACCAGGCGACCCGGTTCGCCCTGCGCCACCGCGAGGACTTCGACCGGGTGCTGGACGAAGCGGTCGCCGGGGCCGAACGGCTGGACGCCGTCCGGGTGCTGCGGGCCGTCTGCGACGTCCTGCTGGACCGGGTGGAGCAGGACGGCGCCGGTGAGGCCAGCGCGCAGTGGAGCCGTGCCGTCCACCAGACGCTGGCGGTCGGCCACTGGGCCCGGCAGGCATCGACCCCGCTGTCCGGGCGGCTGCTCGCGCAGTACGCGGCGGTCTGCGTGCTGGAACACGCACTGACCGCCCTGCGGGCCGGGATCCTCGACCAGGACGCCCTCCTGGGGTTCGAGGCGGCCCGGCACGAGGCGGCGGGCGCCCCCCTCGACGCCGACGCGCTGCTGCGCGAACTGGCCGTGCCCGAGGGCCTGATCAGCGCCCCGATCGCCCACCCGGACTTCGCCGAACGCCACGCCGCCGCGGCCCACGGCGGCACCGCCGCGGCCCATTCCGGCGCCGCCGCGGTCCATCCCGGTAACGCCCCGGCCCCGGATACCGTCCCGGCCCCGGGCACCGCCCCGGCCCCCGGCACCGTGCAGGCCGGAGTACGCGCGTGA
- a CDS encoding beta-ketoacyl-ACP synthase III, whose amino-acid sequence MSAAGGGRTGAVVTGVGTCLPETVVDNDEVSRHLDTDHAWIHSRTGIERRRRVSPGTTTGDLAVTAGAAALKSAGRDDCDLVLLATTTPDRRCPATAPRVASRLGLRAAAAFDLSAVCSGFVYGLSVADAMITAGTCDRALVIGADVYSSIVDPDDRGTAVVFGDGAGAVLLERGSTGDPGAVLHTELGSDGTGDELITIPPDGAYLTMRGSDVYARAVTTMTESARSTAAHAGWDLADVDAFVGHQANLRILTSVAKRLRLPRERVVSNIADVANTAAASIPLALADAAAQGRIGSGDRLLLTAFGGGLTWGSAAVVWSGAEPVQDQRS is encoded by the coding sequence GTGAGCGCCGCGGGCGGCGGTCGGACCGGGGCCGTCGTCACCGGGGTGGGCACCTGTCTGCCGGAGACCGTGGTCGACAACGACGAGGTGTCGCGGCACCTGGACACCGACCACGCCTGGATCCACAGCCGTACCGGCATCGAGCGCCGGCGCCGGGTGTCCCCCGGGACCACCACGGGGGACCTCGCCGTCACCGCCGGGGCCGCCGCGCTGAAGTCCGCCGGACGGGACGACTGCGACCTCGTCCTCCTCGCCACCACCACACCGGACCGGCGCTGCCCCGCCACCGCGCCCCGGGTGGCGTCCCGGCTCGGGCTGCGGGCCGCCGCCGCGTTCGACCTGTCCGCCGTGTGCTCCGGCTTCGTGTACGGGCTGTCCGTGGCCGACGCGATGATCACCGCGGGCACCTGCGACCGGGCCCTGGTCATCGGCGCGGACGTCTACTCCTCGATCGTGGACCCCGACGACCGGGGCACCGCCGTCGTGTTCGGCGACGGCGCGGGCGCCGTGCTCCTGGAGCGCGGCAGCACCGGCGACCCGGGCGCCGTGCTGCACACCGAACTCGGCAGCGACGGCACCGGCGACGAGCTGATCACCATCCCGCCGGACGGCGCGTACCTCACCATGCGCGGCAGCGACGTCTACGCCCGTGCCGTGACCACCATGACGGAGTCGGCGCGCTCCACCGCCGCCCACGCGGGCTGGGACCTGGCGGACGTGGACGCCTTCGTCGGGCACCAGGCGAACCTCCGCATCCTCACCTCGGTGGCGAAGCGGCTGCGGCTGCCCCGGGAGCGGGTGGTGTCGAACATCGCGGACGTGGCCAACACCGCCGCCGCGTCCATCCCCCTCGCGCTGGCCGACGCGGCCGCGCAGGGGCGTATCGGCTCCGGGGACCGACTGCTCCTGACCGCCTTCGGCGGCGGGCTGACCTGGGGCTCCGCCGCCGTCGTCTGGTCGGGCGCGGAGCCCGTCCAGGACCAGCGGAGCTGA
- a CDS encoding beta-ketoacyl-[acyl-carrier-protein] synthase family protein, with the protein MTEGPVAITGVGLVTPAGTDADSTWEAMCAARSLESGDPEPLAGTGAWHSLRVPALRPGQLTGRGTARTDPFIRFALVAVAEALAQSGLDPDSWDGSRVGIVVGSGLGGVTTHGEQYRRMERQGPDLVSPYLHPRSLINMAAGTIGARYGITGPGHTVAAACASGASAFGLGKTLLNAGVCDTVVACGTDAGVTPLVVSGFARMGALSEQKTVDASRPFCADRDGFVISEGAAAVVMESPAKARARGAEVLGRLLGHADTSDAHHPTAPRPDGAGAAAAVEQALTAARLTTRDVTTVNAHGTSTPQNDLTEARLLARLFPHGPSVTANKGLLGHTLGAAGAIEAVLTLRSLRSGVLPPIAHTERADPALPELDLVLGGVRRHDGNVAVSTSFGFGGSNCALVLAAG; encoded by the coding sequence GTGACCGAGGGGCCCGTCGCCATCACCGGTGTCGGGCTGGTGACGCCGGCCGGTACCGACGCCGACTCGACCTGGGAGGCGATGTGCGCCGCCCGGTCCCTGGAGAGCGGTGACCCCGAGCCGCTGGCCGGTACCGGGGCGTGGCACAGCCTGCGGGTGCCCGCGCTGCGGCCGGGGCAGCTGACCGGGCGCGGGACCGCCCGTACCGACCCGTTCATCCGGTTCGCGCTGGTGGCGGTGGCGGAGGCGCTGGCGCAGTCGGGGCTCGACCCGGACAGCTGGGACGGCAGCCGGGTCGGCATCGTGGTGGGCAGCGGCCTGGGGGGTGTGACCACGCACGGCGAGCAGTACCGGCGGATGGAGCGCCAGGGCCCGGACCTGGTCTCGCCGTACCTGCACCCCCGGTCGCTGATCAACATGGCGGCCGGAACCATCGGTGCCCGCTACGGGATCACCGGGCCCGGTCACACCGTGGCCGCCGCCTGTGCCTCGGGAGCCTCGGCGTTCGGGCTCGGCAAGACGCTGCTGAACGCCGGTGTCTGCGACACGGTCGTCGCCTGCGGCACGGACGCGGGTGTCACCCCGCTCGTCGTCTCCGGGTTCGCCCGCATGGGCGCGCTCTCCGAGCAGAAGACCGTCGACGCGTCCCGGCCGTTCTGCGCCGACCGCGACGGTTTCGTGATCTCGGAAGGCGCCGCGGCCGTCGTGATGGAGTCGCCGGCCAAGGCGCGTGCCCGGGGCGCGGAGGTGCTGGGGCGGCTGCTCGGCCATGCCGACACCTCCGACGCCCACCACCCGACGGCCCCTCGCCCGGACGGCGCCGGCGCCGCGGCCGCCGTCGAACAGGCGCTGACCGCCGCGCGCCTGACGACACGGGACGTGACCACCGTCAACGCGCACGGCACCTCGACCCCGCAGAACGACCTGACGGAGGCCCGGCTCCTCGCCCGCCTCTTCCCGCACGGTCCGTCCGTGACCGCCAACAAGGGCCTGCTGGGCCACACCCTCGGCGCGGCCGGTGCCATCGAGGCCGTACTGACCCTGCGCAGCCTGCGCAGCGGCGTCCTGCCGCCGATCGCACACACCGAGCGGGCCGACCCCGCACTGCCCGAACTCGACCTGGTCCTCGGCGGGGTGCGCCGACACGACGGGAACGTGGCCGTGAGCACCTCCTTCGGGTTCGGGGGCAGCAACTGCGCCCTGGTGCTGGCCGCCGGCTGA